Proteins encoded together in one Sander lucioperca isolate FBNREF2018 chromosome 17, SLUC_FBN_1.2, whole genome shotgun sequence window:
- the LOC118493528 gene encoding hepatitis A virus cellular receptor 2 homolog translates to MTDTLSTLMASLMLLLFLQSVAASDKLVVHPGDNATLPCQAADSSIRAVEWSRPDLEPEYVLFYRDGHLDPTYQNPSFKDRVELVDRDLKAGDVSLILKNVNINDAGTYECRVAPDDFRRKKRAIIDSEPIRTIRLQVTEPAGSNGGHPKDENSINDVPEDGNSSPVGLYLGLAAGVPVGLILVAVAVLTCRRRNTPSVPPAATDEAPAATLV, encoded by the exons ATGACAGACACTCTCTCCACTCTCATGGCTTCATTAATGCTCCTGTTATTTCTTCAGTCTGTAGCAGCTTCAG acaaactTGTTGTGCACCCTGGAGATAATGCCACTCTTCCATGTCAGGCTGCTGATTCCTCCATCAGAGCTGTAGAGTGGAGCAGACCTGACCTGGAGCCAGAGTACGTCCTCTTTTACAGAG ATGGACACCTGGATCCAACCTACCAGAATCCATCCTTTAAggacagggtggagctggtggacagagatctgAAAGCCGGAGACGTGTCTTTAATTCTGAAGAATGTGAACATTAACGACGCTGGAACATACGAGTGTCGCGTTGCACCAGATGATTTCAGACGTAAAAAGAGAGCCATTATTGACTCTGAGCCAATCAGAACCATCCGTCTGCAGGTTACAGAGCCAG CAGGTTCAAACGGTGGACACCCCAAGGATGAAAACTCCATCAATGATGTCCCTGAGGATGGAAACTCCTCTCCTGTAGGCCTATACCTTGGACTGGCAGCAGGTGTTCCAGTTGGACTGATTCTTGTAGCTGTTGCTGTCCTGACATGTAGAAGACGTAACACCCCATCAGTCCCTCCTGCTGCTACTGATGAAGCGCCCGCCGCTACACTTGTTTAA
- the LOC116060890 gene encoding neogenin-like isoform X2, with protein MLVVANMLNANMLMDDPPLHLQTASLTVSPSRSQMFRGQSVSLSCEEDDSSAEWTLRRITDKETRAECKDWGKSAGSSCIISAILPLDSGVYWCESREGATSNSINITVTGGPVILQSPVLPVTEGEDLTLHCKTKTSSNLTADFYKDGSFIRTEPAGHMTIHHVSRSDEGLYKCNISSVGESPPSWVSVTGEEVTFDFSPPPPSSLPPPDTTSEPPSTSDPLPLVFRLVVHLVVFCPYCISTFIMVSLYRDRTTGNDLPFSVVMTPPTQAQERLDEDYDDVITAVTTEHHF; from the exons ATGCTGGTTGtggctaacatgctaaatgctaacatgctgatggatGATCCTCCACTTCACCTTCAGACAG ccTCTCTGACTGTGAGTCCCAGCAGATCTCAGATGTTTAGAggacagtctgtctctctgagctgtgaggAGGACGACAGCTCTGCTGAATGGACTTTGAGGAGGATCACAGACAAAGAAACCAGAGCTGAGTGTAAAGACTGGGGAAAATCTGCTGGTTCTTCCTGTATCATCAGCGCCATCCTCCCTTTGGACAGTGGAGTTTACTGGTGTGAGTCCAGAGAGGGAGCAAccagtaacagcatcaacatcactgtcactg gTGGACCAGTGATCCTGCAGAGTCCTGTCCTCCCTGTGACGGAGGGAGAAGACCTCACTCTGCACTGTAAAACAAAGACGTCCTCCAACCTCACAGCTGATTTCTATAAAGATGGCTCCTTCATCAGGACTGAGCctgcaggtcacatgaccaTCCACCATGTTTCCAGGTCTGATGAAGGCCTCTACAAGTGCAACATCAGCAGTGTTGGAGAGTCTCCACCCAGCTGGGTCTCTGTCACAGGTGAGGAGGTTACCTTTGATTTCAGCCCACCACCTCCAAGCTCTCTGCCGCCTCCTGACACAACCTCAGAACCACCTTCGACCTCAGACCCCCTCCCCCTTGTGTTCAGACTGGTCGTCCACCTGGTGGTGTTCTGTCCGTACTGCATCTCCACTTTCATCATGGTGTCTCTATATAGAGACAGGACCACAG GAAATGACCTGCCCTTCTCCGTGGTGATGACCCCACCCACCCAGGCTCAGGAGAGATTGGATGAAGACtatgatgatgtcatcactgctGTCACCACGGAGCATCACTTCTGA
- the LOC116060890 gene encoding neogenin-like isoform X1, with the protein MLVVANMLNANMLMDDPPLHLQTVLISLLSCPTNQASLTVSPSRSQMFRGQSVSLSCEEDDSSAEWTLRRITDKETRAECKDWGKSAGSSCIISAILPLDSGVYWCESREGATSNSINITVTGGPVILQSPVLPVTEGEDLTLHCKTKTSSNLTADFYKDGSFIRTEPAGHMTIHHVSRSDEGLYKCNISSVGESPPSWVSVTGEEVTFDFSPPPPSSLPPPDTTSEPPSTSDPLPLVFRLVVHLVVFCPYCISTFIMVSLYRDRTTGNDLPFSVVMTPPTQAQERLDEDYDDVITAVTTEHHF; encoded by the exons ATGCTGGTTGtggctaacatgctaaatgctaacatgctgatggatGATCCTCCACTTCACCTTCAGACAG TTCTGATCTCACTGCTGAGCTGCCCAACAAACCAAG ccTCTCTGACTGTGAGTCCCAGCAGATCTCAGATGTTTAGAggacagtctgtctctctgagctgtgaggAGGACGACAGCTCTGCTGAATGGACTTTGAGGAGGATCACAGACAAAGAAACCAGAGCTGAGTGTAAAGACTGGGGAAAATCTGCTGGTTCTTCCTGTATCATCAGCGCCATCCTCCCTTTGGACAGTGGAGTTTACTGGTGTGAGTCCAGAGAGGGAGCAAccagtaacagcatcaacatcactgtcactg gTGGACCAGTGATCCTGCAGAGTCCTGTCCTCCCTGTGACGGAGGGAGAAGACCTCACTCTGCACTGTAAAACAAAGACGTCCTCCAACCTCACAGCTGATTTCTATAAAGATGGCTCCTTCATCAGGACTGAGCctgcaggtcacatgaccaTCCACCATGTTTCCAGGTCTGATGAAGGCCTCTACAAGTGCAACATCAGCAGTGTTGGAGAGTCTCCACCCAGCTGGGTCTCTGTCACAGGTGAGGAGGTTACCTTTGATTTCAGCCCACCACCTCCAAGCTCTCTGCCGCCTCCTGACACAACCTCAGAACCACCTTCGACCTCAGACCCCCTCCCCCTTGTGTTCAGACTGGTCGTCCACCTGGTGGTGTTCTGTCCGTACTGCATCTCCACTTTCATCATGGTGTCTCTATATAGAGACAGGACCACAG GAAATGACCTGCCCTTCTCCGTGGTGATGACCCCACCCACCCAGGCTCAGGAGAGATTGGATGAAGACtatgatgatgtcatcactgctGTCACCACGGAGCATCACTTCTGA
- the LOC116060890 gene encoding Fc receptor-like protein 5 isoform X3, with amino-acid sequence MEEPSLLRLLFLISLLSCPTNQASLTVSPSRSQMFRGQSVSLSCEEDDSSAEWTLRRITDKETRAECKDWGKSAGSSCIISAILPLDSGVYWCESREGATSNSINITVTGGPVILQSPVLPVTEGEDLTLHCKTKTSSNLTADFYKDGSFIRTEPAGHMTIHHVSRSDEGLYKCNISSVGESPPSWVSVTGEEVTFDFSPPPPSSLPPPDTTSEPPSTSDPLPLVFRLVVHLVVFCPYCISTFIMVSLYRDRTTGNDLPFSVVMTPPTQAQERLDEDYDDVITAVTTEHHF; translated from the exons ATGGAGGAACCATCTCTGCTGCGGCTGCTTT TTCTGATCTCACTGCTGAGCTGCCCAACAAACCAAG ccTCTCTGACTGTGAGTCCCAGCAGATCTCAGATGTTTAGAggacagtctgtctctctgagctgtgaggAGGACGACAGCTCTGCTGAATGGACTTTGAGGAGGATCACAGACAAAGAAACCAGAGCTGAGTGTAAAGACTGGGGAAAATCTGCTGGTTCTTCCTGTATCATCAGCGCCATCCTCCCTTTGGACAGTGGAGTTTACTGGTGTGAGTCCAGAGAGGGAGCAAccagtaacagcatcaacatcactgtcactg gTGGACCAGTGATCCTGCAGAGTCCTGTCCTCCCTGTGACGGAGGGAGAAGACCTCACTCTGCACTGTAAAACAAAGACGTCCTCCAACCTCACAGCTGATTTCTATAAAGATGGCTCCTTCATCAGGACTGAGCctgcaggtcacatgaccaTCCACCATGTTTCCAGGTCTGATGAAGGCCTCTACAAGTGCAACATCAGCAGTGTTGGAGAGTCTCCACCCAGCTGGGTCTCTGTCACAGGTGAGGAGGTTACCTTTGATTTCAGCCCACCACCTCCAAGCTCTCTGCCGCCTCCTGACACAACCTCAGAACCACCTTCGACCTCAGACCCCCTCCCCCTTGTGTTCAGACTGGTCGTCCACCTGGTGGTGTTCTGTCCGTACTGCATCTCCACTTTCATCATGGTGTCTCTATATAGAGACAGGACCACAG GAAATGACCTGCCCTTCTCCGTGGTGATGACCCCACCCACCCAGGCTCAGGAGAGATTGGATGAAGACtatgatgatgtcatcactgctGTCACCACGGAGCATCACTTCTGA